A genomic segment from Bradyrhizobium diazoefficiens USDA 110 encodes:
- a CDS encoding adenylate/guanylate cyclase domain-containing protein, protein MSDIQAQFSVLKQTADPKAVDEIARLIEDGEDHELNRVNVLDFARQHGVDEERAISAFLHSARLGLFDLGWNVLCPGCGGVLGAHATLKALKPDDYHCALCACGYKASVDDQVEVSFTVNPRVRRIAAHDPDTLPVWEYFKQVFWSSGVDFNKESFATLANEVTLDTMELPAGEKATMSLQLPNDFIIIFEPVTHAAHFIDVQGEPTKDRQQLAIMYNRVQAPTGTTTMRPGPLRLSLENQAGVRVLPSVFIAAEALHHLIGKRKPFLTAKRMLSNQTFRDVFKADNLSVDQRLQITSLTFLFTDLKGSTALYERVGDLAAFDLVRAHFHALLEIISSEKGAVVKTIGDAVMATFVRPEHAIVAGLRMRAAMDVLNKQRGTADLIVKIGIHEGPCLAVMLNERQDYFGQTVNIAARVQSLSTAQEMHITGSVLDAPAVAEVLKQREIKPIQKQAALRGIADKMVVYEIP, encoded by the coding sequence ATGAGCGACATCCAGGCCCAGTTTTCCGTTCTGAAGCAGACCGCCGATCCGAAGGCGGTCGATGAGATTGCGCGCCTCATCGAGGACGGCGAGGATCACGAGCTCAACCGGGTCAATGTCCTCGATTTCGCCAGGCAGCATGGTGTCGACGAAGAGCGCGCGATCTCCGCCTTCCTGCATTCGGCGCGGCTCGGGCTGTTCGATCTCGGCTGGAACGTGCTGTGTCCGGGCTGCGGCGGTGTGCTTGGCGCTCACGCGACGCTGAAGGCGCTCAAGCCCGACGACTATCACTGTGCGCTCTGTGCCTGCGGTTACAAGGCCTCCGTCGACGACCAGGTCGAGGTCTCCTTCACCGTGAACCCGCGCGTCCGGCGCATCGCGGCGCACGACCCGGATACGCTTCCGGTATGGGAGTATTTCAAGCAGGTGTTCTGGAGCTCCGGCGTCGACTTCAACAAGGAGTCGTTTGCGACGCTGGCCAACGAGGTCACACTGGATACGATGGAGCTGCCTGCCGGCGAGAAGGCGACCATGTCGCTGCAACTGCCGAACGACTTCATCATCATCTTCGAGCCGGTGACGCACGCCGCGCATTTCATCGACGTCCAGGGCGAGCCGACCAAGGACCGCCAGCAGCTCGCCATCATGTACAACAGGGTGCAGGCGCCGACGGGCACCACGACCATGCGGCCGGGTCCGCTGCGGCTGTCGCTGGAGAACCAGGCCGGCGTACGCGTGCTGCCGTCGGTGTTCATCGCGGCCGAGGCGCTTCATCACCTCATCGGCAAGCGCAAGCCGTTCCTCACCGCCAAGCGGATGCTGTCGAACCAGACGTTCCGCGATGTGTTCAAGGCGGACAATCTCAGTGTCGATCAGCGGCTCCAGATCACGTCCCTGACATTTCTGTTCACGGATCTGAAAGGATCGACCGCGCTCTACGAGCGGGTCGGCGATCTCGCCGCCTTCGATCTCGTGCGCGCGCATTTCCATGCGCTGCTCGAGATCATCTCCTCCGAGAAGGGCGCGGTGGTGAAGACCATCGGCGACGCCGTGATGGCGACCTTCGTCCGTCCCGAGCACGCGATCGTCGCGGGCCTGCGGATGCGTGCGGCGATGGACGTGCTCAACAAGCAGCGCGGCACCGCCGATCTCATCGTCAAGATCGGCATCCATGAAGGTCCGTGCCTCGCGGTGATGCTCAACGAGCGGCAGGATTATTTCGGCCAGACCGTCAACATCGCCGCGCGCGTGCAGAGCCTGTCGACCGCGCAGGAGATGCACATCACCGGGTCAGTGCTGGACGCGCCAGCCGTGGCGGAAGTGCTGAAGCAGCGTGAAATCAAGCCGATTCAGAAGCAGGCCGCATTGCGCGGCATCGCCGACAAGATGGTGGTGTACGAGATACCGTAA
- a CDS encoding cytochrome P450 translates to MNIASVRRPIVPPTPPRAPDDMSFLGRVAVIRQNMIATWGQRAYEEDVLEGRFFLHKSFILNRPDAIRHVLLSNYENYTRTPAGIRMLRPVLGEGLLIAEGHAWTFQRRTLAPAFTPRATANLVPHMTAVLDETIAKLDARSGETVDLRETMQRMTLEIAGRTMFSFGMDRHGPTLRNFVVEYGERLGRPYFLDMLLPVSWPSPMDFARARFRKRWTEFVAMLIAERRAAGKKDGAPPRDLFDLMDEARDPETGKGFSDEQLIDEVATMILAGHETTATALFWALYLLALDPDTQEEVASETRGEHLDSMADIDRQKFTRAVIEETMRLYPPAFLIARAARAKDNAAGIEIGRGDIIMIAPWLLHRHEKLWDQPNAFVPKRFMSTEAPDRFAYLPFGAGPRVCVGAPFAQAESVLALARLIGAFRVELVDTVPVIPHGVVTTQPDRSPMFRITRR, encoded by the coding sequence ATGAACATCGCCAGCGTGCGGCGGCCCATCGTCCCCCCGACGCCGCCGCGTGCCCCCGACGACATGTCGTTCCTCGGACGGGTCGCTGTGATCAGGCAGAACATGATCGCAACGTGGGGACAGCGCGCCTATGAGGAAGACGTTCTCGAGGGCCGCTTCTTCCTCCATAAGAGCTTCATCCTGAACCGCCCGGACGCGATCCGGCATGTCCTGCTCAGCAATTACGAGAACTACACGCGCACGCCGGCCGGCATTCGCATGCTGCGTCCCGTGCTCGGCGAAGGCCTCCTGATTGCGGAAGGTCATGCCTGGACGTTTCAGCGCCGCACGCTCGCGCCGGCCTTCACGCCGCGCGCCACCGCAAATCTCGTTCCGCACATGACTGCGGTGCTCGACGAGACCATTGCGAAGCTGGATGCGCGCAGCGGCGAGACCGTCGATCTGCGCGAGACCATGCAGCGCATGACGCTCGAGATCGCCGGGCGCACGATGTTCTCGTTCGGCATGGACCGGCATGGCCCCACCTTGCGCAACTTCGTCGTGGAATATGGCGAGCGGCTGGGACGGCCCTATTTCCTCGACATGCTGCTGCCGGTGTCCTGGCCGAGCCCGATGGATTTTGCCCGCGCCCGTTTCCGCAAGCGCTGGACCGAATTCGTCGCGATGCTGATCGCAGAGCGGCGCGCCGCCGGGAAAAAGGACGGCGCGCCGCCGCGCGACCTGTTCGATCTCATGGACGAGGCGCGCGATCCTGAAACGGGCAAGGGCTTTTCGGACGAGCAACTCATCGACGAAGTCGCGACCATGATTCTCGCCGGCCACGAGACCACGGCGACCGCGCTGTTCTGGGCGCTCTATCTGCTCGCGCTCGATCCTGATACGCAGGAGGAGGTGGCCTCCGAGACCCGCGGCGAACATCTCGACAGCATGGCCGACATCGATCGCCAGAAATTCACCCGCGCGGTGATCGAAGAAACCATGCGGCTCTATCCGCCCGCCTTCCTGATCGCGCGTGCCGCGCGCGCGAAGGACAATGCGGCCGGAATCGAGATCGGCAGGGGCGACATCATCATGATCGCGCCCTGGCTGCTGCACCGGCACGAAAAGCTGTGGGATCAGCCGAACGCGTTCGTTCCAAAGCGTTTCATGTCGACCGAAGCACCCGACCGTTTTGCCTATTTGCCGTTCGGCGCGGGTCCGCGCGTGTGCGTCGGCGCGCCGTTTGCGCAAGCCGAATCCGTGCTGGCGCTGGCCCGGCTGATCGGTGCGTTTCGCGTCGAGCTGGTCGATACGGTTCCCGTGATCCCGCATGGCGTCGTCACGACCCAGCCGGACCGCTCACCCATGTTCCGAATCACGCGTCGGTGA
- a CDS encoding MFS transporter codes for MTEQPNRQRIAADGIAAPLRYTVFRRIWLASLLSNLGLLIQGVGAAWAMTQMAASADKVALVQTALMLPIMLISMPAGAIADMYDRRIVTLVSLMIALTGATALTILAGLKLITPEALLAFCFVVGSGNALFGPAWQSSVSEQVPPEALPSAVALNGISYNIARSFGPAVGGVIVAALGAVAAFACNAILYLPLLVVLLLWRRSTEPSRLPREKLNRAMVSGFRYITNSPPIKIVLLRTLVMGLIGGAIMALMPLVARDLLHGGAQTYGIMLGAFGMGAVIGALNIHELRKRMSGESAIRACTISMAFAMAALAVSTEPVLTATALVLAGAVWMAAVALFNIGVQLSAPRWVAGRSLAAFQASISGGIAIGAWGWGHLTDYAGVEVALLVAAGLMLISPLLGIWLTMPRVGARNEDAEVLADPEVRLSLTGRSGPLVVEIEYRVSQENARAFHNVMQDVQLSRQRNGAYGWSIARDIADPELWTERYHCPTWFDYLRQRNRSTLSERALHQQAIDFHIGPEPVRVRRMLERPFGSVRWKEETPDQGASEVLPVVATAAGSST; via the coding sequence ATGACCGAGCAGCCGAACCGTCAGAGAATCGCAGCCGACGGCATCGCCGCGCCGCTGCGATACACCGTGTTCCGGCGCATCTGGCTCGCCAGCCTGCTCTCCAATCTCGGCCTGCTGATCCAGGGCGTCGGCGCCGCCTGGGCGATGACGCAGATGGCGGCCTCGGCCGACAAGGTGGCGCTGGTGCAGACCGCGCTGATGCTGCCGATCATGCTGATCTCGATGCCGGCGGGCGCCATCGCCGACATGTATGACCGCCGCATCGTCACCCTGGTCTCGCTCATGATCGCGCTGACCGGCGCGACTGCGCTCACGATCCTGGCCGGGCTCAAGCTGATCACGCCGGAAGCGCTGCTCGCCTTCTGCTTCGTCGTGGGCAGCGGCAACGCGCTGTTCGGCCCGGCCTGGCAATCCTCGGTCAGCGAGCAGGTGCCGCCCGAAGCACTGCCGTCGGCCGTCGCGCTGAACGGCATCAGCTACAACATCGCGCGTAGCTTCGGTCCCGCGGTCGGCGGTGTCATCGTCGCCGCGCTCGGCGCGGTGGCGGCGTTTGCCTGCAACGCGATCCTCTATCTGCCGCTGCTGGTCGTGCTGCTGCTGTGGCGGCGCAGCACCGAGCCCTCGCGCCTGCCCCGCGAGAAGCTCAACCGCGCCATGGTTTCGGGCTTCCGCTACATCACCAATTCGCCGCCGATCAAGATCGTCCTGCTGCGCACGCTGGTGATGGGCCTGATCGGCGGCGCCATCATGGCGCTGATGCCGCTGGTCGCGCGCGACCTCTTGCATGGCGGCGCGCAGACCTACGGCATCATGCTCGGCGCCTTCGGCATGGGCGCGGTCATCGGCGCGCTCAACATCCACGAATTGCGCAAGCGCATGAGCGGCGAGTCCGCGATCCGCGCCTGCACCATCTCGATGGCCTTTGCGATGGCCGCCCTTGCCGTGAGCACAGAACCGGTGCTGACGGCGACCGCGCTGGTGCTGGCCGGCGCGGTCTGGATGGCCGCCGTCGCGCTGTTCAATATCGGCGTGCAGCTCTCGGCACCGCGCTGGGTCGCAGGCCGGTCGCTGGCAGCGTTCCAGGCCTCGATCTCCGGCGGCATCGCGATCGGCGCCTGGGGCTGGGGCCATCTCACCGACTATGCCGGCGTCGAGGTCGCGCTTCTGGTCGCGGCAGGCCTGATGCTGATCTCACCGCTGCTCGGGATCTGGCTCACGATGCCGCGCGTCGGCGCCCGCAACGAGGACGCCGAGGTGCTGGCCGATCCCGAAGTCAGGCTGTCGCTCACCGGCCGCAGCGGACCGCTGGTGGTCGAGATCGAATACCGGGTGTCTCAGGAGAACGCGCGCGCCTTCCACAATGTGATGCAGGACGTGCAGCTCTCAAGGCAGCGCAACGGCGCCTATGGCTGGTCGATCGCGCGCGACATCGCCGACCCCGAATTGTGGACCGAGCGCTATCACTGCCCGACCTGGTTCGACTATCTTCGCCAGCGCAACCGCTCGACCCTATCCGAACGCGCGCTGCATCAGCAGGCGATCGATTTCCACATCGGCCCCGAGCCGGTGCGCGTCCGCCGCATGCTGGAGCGTCCGTTCGGCTCGGTGCGCTGGAAGGAAGAGACGCCGGACCAGGGAGCAAGTGAGGTGCTGCCCGTGGTCGCGACCGCGGCGGGGAGCAGCACGTAG
- a CDS encoding TerB family tellurite resistance protein: MLDGLRQFIADIVAPHAGDRAFGDSDYRLAATALLVHVVSLDGQPTATEQRKLHSLIESHFGLDRGTADRLIADATQVEGEAVDLYHFTSVIMRSLDEAGRKRIVQMMWELVYADGQVSEFEDNVVWRASDLLGISQRDRIDLKHAVADRAGNQVKDGAVGG, from the coding sequence ATGCTCGACGGCCTGCGTCAATTCATCGCCGACATTGTTGCTCCCCATGCCGGGGATCGCGCATTCGGCGACAGCGATTATCGGCTTGCGGCGACCGCGTTGCTGGTTCACGTGGTCTCGCTGGACGGCCAGCCGACGGCGACCGAGCAGCGCAAGCTGCACAGCCTGATCGAAAGCCATTTTGGGCTCGATCGCGGCACTGCCGATCGTTTGATCGCCGATGCGACCCAGGTCGAGGGTGAGGCGGTCGATCTCTATCACTTCACCAGCGTCATCATGCGCTCGCTCGACGAAGCGGGCCGCAAGCGCATCGTCCAGATGATGTGGGAGCTGGTCTATGCCGACGGCCAGGTCTCCGAGTTCGAGGACAACGTGGTCTGGCGCGCCTCCGACCTGCTCGGGATTTCCCAGCGCGACCGGATCGACCTGAAGCATGCCGTGGCGGACCGTGCCGGTAACCAGGTGAAGGACGGCGCCGTAGGCGGCTGA